In Mustela erminea isolate mMusErm1 chromosome 7, mMusErm1.Pri, whole genome shotgun sequence, the genomic stretch TTTgagaagaatctttttttcttctggcagTTGGTATCTACAGTGAACTTAAAATATCCAGTAAACCAAGATATTAATAGACATGCAGTTATTCATGCTTTGTTATTCCACATGGAGAGCATGGACTGAATAGTTTTAGCATAATTCTGAAAGTCccaggattttcagaatggtaaataaACATTgactttattcttaaaaagattttatttatttatttaagagagagagagagagagtgcatgagtggggagggggaaaggagcagagagaagcaTACTCCTCACTGTGCAGTGAGCCCAAAGAGGGGCTGAatccagactccaggatcatgacctgagccaaagacagatactcaactaactgagacacccaggtgccccacattgaCTTCATTTTAaggtcaccagctgcattagccacCACGGAAGTGTCCACTTGTTTTGAAACTTTGAAGCTGGACACTAACTTCTCCTTTCTAGTTATGAAAGTCCTTTTTGGCATCTCCTTCCAATGTaggattcttttatttatattcaaaatctGTTGTTGAGTGTAGTCACCTCcattaattatcattttttttttaagatttcatttatttgacagacaaagatcacaagtaggcagagagacaggcagagagagagggagtgggaagcaagctccctgctaagcagagagcccaatgcgggactctatcccaggaccctgagatcatgacctgagccgaagcagaggcttaacccactgagccacccaggcaccccctccattAATTATCTTAATTCAATCTTCTGGAAATGTGCTGCACCTTTTACATCAccacttgctgcttcaccttgtacTTTTATGTTATGAGGttggtttctttccttaaacctcttGGACGTACCTCTGCAGCTTCAAACTTTTCTCTTGtggcttcctcacctctctgagccttcccaGAATTGAAGAGCTAAGAGCTCGCTCTGGATTAGACTTTTTGCTTTAAgtgaatgttgtggctggtttgatatTCTATCCAGACTGCTGAAACTTTATCCACATCAGCAAAAAggtgttttgctttcttatcatttgtatGTTTAGTGGAGTAGCACTTTTGAATTccttcaagaaattttttttttttttgcattggcAACTTGACTTTTCACacaagaggcctagctttcagTCTATTTCAGGTTTTCTCATGCCATTTTCACGGAGATTaattgtggagagccatgcagcaggagcagggagtcacgtactaagcgaggcctgaagagtgggaggagtgagagattaacccaaggactgtgagtgcattcgcgggtgacgtttgatagataccaggagtcaagggaaaggcgcatgatctgtagaacaaagaaaacctatggagtcacgtacgtgctcacgagcacgatgcgtgcacatagatagtccttctgattggtagttttgttagtcgtggtatactctgattggatatagttcgcacttggtggagatatacttgggggtcttaactggggggggggtccccggctgaagattgtgaataaagaagtttgccactcacctcgcctacgggtcgttcttgcgggtcgagagcgacaattaataattttatcttttaatttaaagcAAGAAGCATGGGATTTTCCCTTTCAGTTGAATACTAGAAGTCATTGTAAGGTTATCAACAGACATAATTTCAGTATTATTCTGTCTCAGGTAATAGGGAAGCCTGAGGAGAGGGATGGAGATGGGAATGGCTTGATGGTAGAGCAGCCAGAACACACAAAACATTTATTGATGAAGTTTGCCATCCTAGAACAGACACAGTTCATGGTGCCACAAAACATTTATTGATGAAGTTTGCCATCCTAGAACAGACACAGTTCATGGTGCCACAAAACAGTTATGATAGTAATATCAAGATCACTGAATACAGATCACTAGAGCCAATAAAATACCAATGAAAAGTTTGAAATGGTGTGAGAATGTTAAACATGTGATAGAGATACAAAGTGAGCATGTGCTTTTGGAAAATGGTTCTGATAAACTTGCTACACACATGGTTGctacaaaccttcaatttgtaagaaaccaaaaaacccacatataGACTACAAATTTTGTAAAGAGgaataaagcaaagcacaataaGAGGGGGTATGTTCTGTACTCTATGGAAGAGTTTTGTATCTAAGGTAGTGAAAGTTATTGGTCTGTGGTTTCTTACTTTGTACTGTCCTTGTATTTGTGTAAAGTTACTATTCATTCTTCTTCAGATATTTGTTATGATAGTCCAGTAAATCAGTCTTAATCTACAGATCTCCTAAAGGGAggtttatattataattttaatctctttaattgttttctgttttatgttgGTGGAGTTTTGCTAGTTTTGGTAGTTAGTGGTTTTAGCAGAATTggtccatttcttctaaattgtGAAATTTATGAGCATAAATTCATTCATAAAATTCTGTTACAAtcccttttttatatatatttttttattctgttagtcaccatacagtacattattagtttttgatgtagtgttccaagattgttgtttgtgtgtaacacccagtgctccatgcaatacattccTTCCTTAATACACATCATTGGGCCAACCCATCCCATGACCcaccttccctctaaaaccctcagtttgtttcttagaatccatagtctctcatagctTGTCTCCCCCTCAacttcccccaattcatttttcctttccttctcctaatatcttccatgttatttcttatgttccacaaataagtgaatggatataataattgactctctctgcttgatttatttcactcagcataatctccagtcccatcaaTGTTGATGCAAATGCTTgttattcaccctttctgatggctgagcaatattctgttgtatatatggaccacatctttacctgttcatctgttgaagggcatcttggctctttccacagtttggctattgtggacattgttgctatgaacattgggatgtatatggcccttcttttccctatgtctgtatctttggggtaaatgcccagtaatgcaattcctggatcatactgtagttctatttttaactttttgaggaaccttcacacttttttccaaagtggctataccagtttgcattcccaccaacagtgttagagggttcccctttctccacatcctcaccaatatttgttgtttcttgccttgttaatttttgccattctaacttgagtaaggtggtatctcaatgtggttttgatttgaattttcctgatggctaataatgatgaacatcatgttgcctgaattcagttatattacaaagatttgatcaacaagacagcatggtactggcacaaaacagacacatagaccaatgcaacagaatagagagcccagatatggaccctcaactctatggtcaagtaatctttgacaaagcaggaaaaaatatccagtgggggggaaatagtctcttcaataaacggtgctgggaaaattggagagctatatacaaaagaatgagacTAGACCATTCACTTATACTatttacaaagataaactcgaaatgaatgaaagacctcaatgtgagaaaggaatccatcaaaatcctggaggagagcataggcagtaatctcttcaaaattggccaaagcaacttctttcaagaaggGTCTccaaaggggggcacctgggtggctcagtgggttaaagcctctgccttcggctgaggtcgtgatcccagggtcctgggatcgagccccacatcgggctctctgctcagcggggagcctgcttcctctttgttctctgcctcctctctgcctacttgtgatctctctctgtcaaataaataaaatttaaaaaaaaaaaaaaaaaagaaaggtctccaaaggcaagggaaacaagtgaaaatgaacttttggtacttcatcaagataaaaagcttctgtacggcaaaggaaatagtcaacaaaatgaagaggaaacccacggaatgagagaagatatttggaaatgacattacaaataaagggctgatatccaagatctataaagaacttctcaaacttaacacctccaaaacagataatcaagtcaaaaaatggacagaagacatcaacagacacttctctaaagaagacatggaaatagtaacagacatgaaaaaaatatttacaatttccttaaaaaaaaaaaaaaaaaaggaaagaaagaaggaagcagactccctgctgggcaggaagccagaTATGGAACTCAagttcaggaccctgagatcatgacctaagccaaaggaaCCTGTTTTAATCAACTGAGGTACCAGGAGCCCCTGTTAGAATTCTTTTAATGGATTAGGTCTGTAGGGATATCTACTACTTGATTCCGGGGTATTTGTGATTTGtgtctcttctgtgtttttttttttttctctttgttttgttagaGATTTACCaatattattgatttttcattgcttttctctattcttttcttattttcaattccactaatttcaatttttgtctttaatactttctttctttgggttcattttgctcttatttttctagtttatttattttttattttttaaaagattttatttatttatttgacagagatagagatcacaagtagtgatagaggcaggcagagggggaggggtaagcaggttccctgctgagcagagaacctgatgctagagttgatcccaggaccctgagatcatgacctgagctgaaggcactgagccacccaggcacccaaagattGGAATTTTAGCCTTAAACCAGACTGGTAGCTctcagtatttgtttgtttgtttgtttgttttaaataattttatttatttattaagtaggctccatgcccaacatggggcttgaattcatgaccctgagatcaagagtcacatgctctaccaattgagccaggcAGGATCCCCTAATTTTTCTAGGTTATTAAGTAATAACTTATTgatctaaaattttattcttttgtaatttaataaaaatttcttctcaGCATTTTTTCTTAGACATATATTTTGatacactgtatttttattttatttagttatatattttaaaatttcctttaacattgcttctttggctttttttgaCTTTTGCAAAGTGTGCCATTTAATGTTCaagtatttagaaatttttaaattttttttctgttattaatttctggtttcatttttattatgaccTGAAAATATATGAGATTATCTCCAATTTGTTGAGCTTGGTTTTGGGCTCAGTAAATGCCCTATTCTGGTGACTGTTCCACAGGTGCTTGAAAAGCTGTAGATTCTAGAGCTGTTGCACACAGTGTTGTATATATGTCTGTTACATCCTGCTGGTTGTCTGTCTTGTTTATATCTTCTGaatctttgttgattttctgtttaataCCTCTATCAGTAGTTAAGATATATATAATTCTAGGtttgtgttttctccctttcagCTGTaccagattttgttttatttaatgtattttgaggCTCTGTTTTTGGTGCATCTATATTTAGTATTATTGTGTCTTACTGGTTTTGGATTgattatattttgatatttatatcaCTAGATTTCCATAAAATtatgtctattttgtttattgttttactCTTTGTACCTAGAGGAAGGCTTGCACTGAAGAGGAGCTGCTATTTATTAAATAGATTAATACATATATTGAATGTAAAAGATGATCTTGATGAACTATTCATTTTACAGTGAAGAAAATTTAGATATGTATACGTTATTTAAATTGTTTATGCTCTCAGAAGTAAATAGAGAACAGGGGGTAGACTAAAACAGTTGGACCTAGATTTACATGTTAGAAAATAGTCAGTGTTATGTCTGTATGTACACATTCCATGTCTATTTTGATCaagatcatgaaaaaaaaaagagagagagaaagatcctAGGCCCTAAAATGTAATTGGTATCTCCTACTTGTGTTTCATTACACTTTAACATTCTGTCCATTGCATGATGTTGCACataaaaagtacttaaaagtTAACTATGTAACATCGTCCTTCACTTCCTTTTGGGTAAAATTTATTGGAAAACTCCTGTGTTAATCAGAAAGCATATTGCTCCTTCCAGAGGTTAGTACTTTAAGCTTGAGGCTGCATTCAAAGAGCTTTCAAAAGAGCTGGTGTATTTTTACACAAGGTCCCATGGCTTCAGGAGACTATGACAGAGGTCCTATTGAAGTCTCAACCCTCATTAATTGGCTCACTTATATAAGCAGATTTCCAGACAATAGTCCTTTGTGTTCTTCAGAAAACAGCTCATTGAATAATGTGTTAAACCTGCAGCTGGGCCATAGTCATGTCCTTGTCCAATCAGTGATGTTCAGGACAAATTCTCAAAGCAAGCTATCAAATCTGAAGTCCAAGGTGCTCTGTCCATAGATGTCCTGATGTCCATAGATGTCCTGACATGTCCTGGAAATTTCACTTTGGGAGCAGTGTTGTATCCATGGTACATGCAGTCACCCAATGACAGTGGGGTCTTTATCAAGGTAAGTGCCTGCTATGTGCTAACTAAGACTTGTTTTAGGTACATTCATTCAGAAGCTACTAGCTATAACAGACATGATACTGCCGTCTAGAAGctgaaaatggaagaggaaaatggaACAAGTAGAGACGAGCTTTTAAAACCTTTATATCTTATTTGTAGTTCAGACCAGGGATGCAAGAGCTTGCTGAGGGTGGGGCTGTGGGTATCAGCCTGCTACCTGGAACATCAAGTTTGGTAGGCAGAGCTAAACCTCAAGACAGCAGAGGATGTTTATGGTGATGCCAGAATGGTCAGTTCCTCACCATGATAGCCACACTACCCGGAGGAATGCCCTAGTCATGTCCTTCAAGACAAGCTTGAAATCTTCTGCTTCACATGTTCTACCAGTTCTTTCATTGAGATCCTTGGATCCATATTTTTCGTTTTTAGATGGCACcaattattctattttctttcctagtTAGGCTGCCATGACATAGCAGAAAGAGTGGGACTCTGACAGGGAGAATAGCCAATGATGTCAGCCAAAATTGTTTATCTTGTTCAACCTTAGTTTATTCATCTAACAAATGGGAATCATAGTCATGCTGCTCTTCAATGCTTGCATAATATCATGATAATTACCCTCTCAACCCCAATGAAAGGGAAATTTTATTGGGGCCCTTGGGGCTCGGGCAGGAGGCTCCCCTGCGGACAAAGGAAGAGCTGGTGGAGGGGTCTTATTTAATCTTTTGGGGCGCAGGTTGTTGGTGTGGCCGCACTTCTTGTGGCAGATGACGGCGCAGGGATGCAGGCGAGCATAACGCTTGCAGCAGATCATCTTGTCGTAGTTGTATTTCTGGGCCAGCTGGCGGAGGGAAGGCTCAATGATGCCACCCCAGAGGCGAAGCACCAAGTGCAGGCTGGACTCTTTCCGGATATTGTAATCTGACAGAGTGCGGCCATCTTCTCGCTGTTTGCCCGCAAAAATCAGATGCTGCTGGTCAGGGGGATCCCCTCCTTGTCTTGGATTTTTGGCTTTGACATTCTCAGTGGTGTCGCTGGGGTCAAACTCGAGGGTGATGGTCCTGCCCATCAGGGTTTTCACGAAGATCT encodes the following:
- the LOC116596350 gene encoding ubiquitin-60S ribosomal protein L40-like; protein product: MGRTITLEFDPSDTTENVKAKNPRQGGDPPDQQHLIFAGKQREDGRTLSDYNIRKESSLHLVLRLWGGIIEPSLRQLAQKYNYDKMICCKRYARLHPCAVICHKKCGHTNNLRPKRLNKTPPPALPLSAGEPPARAPRAPIKFPFHWG